The following proteins are encoded in a genomic region of Streptococcus constellatus subsp. constellatus:
- the hpt gene encoding hypoxanthine phosphoribosyltransferase → MLEQNIKKVLVSHDEIVTAAQKLGAQLTSDYEGQNPIFVGILKGSVPFMAELIKYVDTHIEMDFMLVSSYHGGTASSGVINIIKDIDQDVTGRHILFVEDIIDTGKTLKSLCELFKEKKAASVKIATLLDKPEGRKVNIEADYTCFTIPNEFVVGYGLDFDENYRNLPYVGVLKEEVYTK, encoded by the coding sequence ATGCTAGAACAAAACATTAAGAAAGTTTTGGTTTCACATGATGAGATCGTAACAGCAGCCCAAAAACTAGGGGCTCAATTAACTAGTGATTATGAGGGGCAAAATCCTATTTTTGTAGGAATTCTCAAGGGCTCTGTTCCTTTTATGGCAGAACTGATAAAGTATGTTGATACCCACATTGAAATGGATTTTATGTTAGTGTCAAGCTATCATGGCGGAACTGCTAGTAGTGGTGTGATTAATATCATAAAAGACATTGATCAAGATGTTACTGGACGTCATATTCTTTTTGTTGAGGATATTATCGATACAGGAAAAACATTGAAAAGTCTTTGTGAATTATTTAAAGAAAAAAAGGCTGCATCTGTTAAAATTGCCACACTTTTGGATAAGCCTGAAGGGCGAAAAGTTAATATTGAAGCAGATTACACATGCTTTACGATTCCAAATGAATTTGTAGTCGGTTATGGTCTTGATTTTGATGAAAATTATCGGAATCTTCCCTATGTAGGTGTTTTAAAAGAAGAAGTTTATACAAAATAA
- the ftsH gene encoding ATP-dependent zinc metalloprotease FtsH — MKNKQNNGFIKNPFLYILIIVVVITGFQYFSAGSSVGRSQQINYTELVKEIKNGNVKDISYQPNGSVIEVAGTYKKEKKVKDNTGIQFFTPSSTSVSRFTSVILPSDLTVSELQKLASAKGTEITIKRESSSGVWIQVLTTLVPFAIFAFFLFSMMNQGGGGGARGAMSFGRNKARATNKEDIKVRFSDVAGAEEEKQELVEVVEFLKDPKRYTKLGARIPAGVLLEGPPGTGKTLLAKAVAGEAGVPFFSISGSDFVEMFVGVGASRVRSLFEDAKKAAPAIIFIDEIDAVGRQRGVGLGGGNDEREQTLNQLLIEMDGFEGNEGIIVIAATNRSDVLDPALLRPGRFDRKVLVGQPDVKGREAILRVHARNKPLAEDVDLKLVAQQTPGFVGADLENVLNEAALVAARRNKKVIDASDIDEAEDRVIAGPSKKDKTVSQRDRQIVAYHEAGHTIVGLVLSNARVVHKVTIVPRGRAGGYMIALPKEDQTLLSKEDMKEQLAGLMGGRVAEEIIFNVQTTGASNDFEQATQMARAMVTEYGMSEKLGPVQYEGNHAMFGAASPQKSISEQTAYEIDEEVRNLLNEARNKAAEIIQSNREKHKLIAEALLKYETLDSHQIKSLYETGEMPDEPSVSSSHALSYDEVKSQMEEQKPE, encoded by the coding sequence ATGAAAAATAAACAAAATAATGGTTTTATAAAAAATCCTTTCTTATATATTTTAATTATTGTTGTTGTTATTACAGGTTTTCAGTATTTTTCAGCTGGAAGTTCTGTAGGTCGTAGTCAACAAATTAACTATACTGAGCTAGTTAAAGAAATTAAAAATGGAAATGTAAAGGATATTAGCTATCAACCAAATGGTAGTGTTATTGAAGTTGCAGGTACTTATAAGAAAGAAAAGAAAGTAAAAGATAACACGGGTATTCAGTTTTTTACTCCCTCTTCTACATCTGTAAGTCGCTTTACTAGTGTTATTTTGCCTTCAGATTTAACAGTATCTGAATTACAAAAATTAGCTTCAGCTAAGGGAACTGAAATCACTATTAAACGTGAAAGTTCAAGTGGTGTGTGGATTCAGGTGTTGACTACTCTGGTGCCATTTGCTATCTTTGCTTTCTTCCTGTTTTCTATGATGAACCAAGGCGGAGGCGGCGGAGCGCGTGGAGCTATGAGTTTTGGACGTAATAAAGCTCGTGCGACAAATAAAGAAGATATAAAGGTGCGCTTTTCTGATGTAGCAGGTGCGGAAGAAGAAAAACAAGAATTAGTTGAAGTTGTTGAATTTTTAAAAGATCCTAAACGTTATACAAAACTAGGGGCTCGTATACCAGCTGGTGTTCTTCTTGAAGGTCCTCCAGGAACTGGTAAAACCCTTCTTGCTAAAGCTGTTGCTGGAGAAGCAGGTGTTCCATTCTTTAGTATTTCAGGTTCAGATTTCGTTGAAATGTTTGTTGGCGTCGGTGCTAGTCGTGTTCGTTCTCTTTTTGAAGATGCAAAAAAGGCAGCTCCAGCGATTATCTTTATTGATGAAATTGATGCTGTTGGTCGTCAACGTGGTGTCGGTCTCGGTGGAGGAAATGATGAGCGCGAACAAACCCTTAATCAACTCTTGATTGAGATGGATGGTTTTGAAGGTAATGAAGGAATTATCGTCATTGCTGCTACTAACCGAAGTGATGTTTTAGACCCAGCTCTTCTTCGTCCCGGTCGTTTTGATCGAAAAGTTTTGGTTGGTCAGCCTGATGTGAAGGGTCGTGAAGCTATTCTGCGTGTTCATGCTAGAAATAAACCTCTTGCAGAAGATGTTGACTTAAAACTAGTTGCTCAACAAACTCCTGGTTTTGTTGGTGCTGACTTGGAAAATGTCTTAAATGAAGCGGCTCTTGTTGCAGCACGTCGGAATAAAAAAGTTATTGATGCTTCTGATATCGATGAAGCAGAGGACCGAGTTATCGCAGGACCGTCTAAAAAAGATAAGACAGTTTCACAACGTGATCGTCAAATTGTTGCTTATCATGAAGCAGGACATACAATTGTTGGGCTTGTTTTATCGAATGCACGTGTTGTTCACAAGGTAACTATTGTACCTCGTGGTCGTGCAGGTGGATATATGATTGCTCTCCCGAAAGAAGATCAAACTCTTTTATCTAAAGAAGATATGAAGGAACAACTTGCAGGATTGATGGGAGGACGTGTTGCTGAGGAAATTATTTTCAATGTCCAAACTACAGGTGCTTCAAATGACTTTGAGCAAGCTACACAAATGGCACGTGCGATGGTAACAGAGTATGGTATGAGTGAAAAACTCGGTCCAGTTCAATATGAAGGAAACCATGCAATGTTTGGTGCTGCAAGTCCACAAAAATCAATTTCCGAGCAGACTGCATATGAAATTGATGAGGAAGTGCGTAATTTGCTTAATGAAGCGCGCAACAAAGCAGCAGAAATTATCCAATCCAATCGTGAAAAGCATAAATTGATTGCAGAAGCTCTTCTTAAATACGAAACACTTGATAGTCATCAAATTAAATCATTGTATGAAACTGGCGAAATGCCTGATGAACCAAGTGTAAGTTCTTCGCATGCTTTGAGTTATGATGAAGTGAAATCCCAAATGGAAGAGCAAAAGCCAGAATAA
- the pcsB gene encoding peptidoglycan hydrolase PcsB: protein MKKKLLTSILLSTMVLAQGASLVNVHADSTDDKIAAQDSKINSLTDQQKSAQAQVDQIKSQVSSIQAQQEKLKAENDKLQAESKKLSAEIEALSKNIVARNESLANQARSAQTSGTATSYINTIVNSKSITEAISRVSAMNEIVSANNKMLEQQKQDKKAISEKQMANNEAINTVIANQQTLENDAKTLSTKQAELKAAQLNLAAEKATAEGEKNSLLAQKAAAQKAAEEAAAQEAAYKAQQAAQAQAVVSSANTNFEAQVQAVNNSASAATPTQTNVTTRSTSTVSRPTYSSSASTYPVGQCTWGAKTLAPWAGDYWGNGAQWAASAAAAGFRTGSTPQVGAIISWNDGGYGHVAVVTAVESPTRIQVSEANYAGNQAIGNYRGWFNPAAAGQGSFTYIYPN, encoded by the coding sequence ATGAAGAAAAAATTACTTACGTCAATCTTATTAAGTACAATGGTTCTTGCACAAGGAGCATCTCTTGTAAATGTACATGCAGATTCCACTGATGATAAAATCGCCGCACAAGATAGCAAAATTAATAGTTTGACTGATCAACAAAAATCAGCTCAAGCTCAGGTAGATCAAATTAAAAGTCAAGTCTCATCCATCCAAGCTCAACAAGAAAAATTGAAAGCTGAAAATGATAAACTCCAAGCTGAGTCAAAGAAATTATCAGCTGAAATTGAAGCTTTGTCTAAAAATATTGTAGCGCGCAACGAATCATTGGCTAATCAAGCACGTAGTGCCCAAACGAGTGGTACGGCTACAAGTTATATCAATACAATTGTAAATTCAAAATCTATCACAGAAGCCATTTCACGTGTTTCTGCGATGAATGAAATTGTTTCAGCAAACAATAAAATGTTAGAGCAACAAAAGCAAGATAAAAAAGCAATTTCTGAAAAACAAATGGCTAATAATGAAGCGATAAATACCGTTATTGCAAATCAACAAACGCTTGAAAATGATGCAAAAACATTATCTACTAAACAAGCTGAATTAAAAGCAGCTCAGTTAAATCTTGCTGCAGAAAAAGCAACTGCTGAAGGTGAAAAGAATTCATTGTTAGCTCAAAAAGCAGCAGCACAAAAGGCTGCGGAAGAAGCAGCAGCACAAGAAGCAGCTTATAAAGCACAGCAAGCAGCACAAGCACAAGCAGTCGTTTCTTCAGCAAATACAAACTTTGAGGCACAGGTGCAAGCGGTGAATAATAGCGCTTCAGCAGCTACTCCAACTCAAACAAATGTGACGACTCGTTCTACATCAACTGTTAGTCGTCCTACTTATAGTTCTTCAGCTTCAACTTATCCAGTTGGTCAATGTACTTGGGGAGCGAAAACATTAGCTCCGTGGGCTGGGGATTATTGGGGTAATGGTGCTCAATGGGCAGCAAGTGCAGCTGCGGCTGGTTTCCGTACAGGTTCAACACCTCAAGTTGGTGCAATCATTTCGTGGAATGATGGTGGTTATGGTCATGTTGCCGTGGTGACAGCTGTAGAATCACCTACACGTATTCAAGTATCTGAAGCAAACTATGCAGGTAATCAAGCTATTGGAAATTACCGTGGTTGGTTCAATCCAGCTGCTGCAGGACAAGGCTCATTTACTTACATCTATCCAAATTAA
- a CDS encoding sigma-70 family RNA polymerase sigma factor, with the protein MDFKELYDKVRGIVLKCRREYYVHLWELSDWDQEGMLVLYELVSRYPQLVESESRLYVYYKTKFRNHIKDILRKQESQKRKLDRQAYEEVSEIGHKLSLKELYLDELVILRAQLKSYQKQLSPEKQEQYERLLADERFQGRQAMLRELRAYLQDYDERKS; encoded by the coding sequence ATGGACTTCAAGGAGTTGTATGACAAAGTGAGAGGGATCGTACTGAAGTGTCGCCGGGAATATTATGTCCACCTGTGGGAGTTAAGTGATTGGGACCAAGAAGGGATGCTGGTCTTATATGAGTTGGTGAGTCGCTATCCGCAACTGGTAGAGTCAGAAAGTCGTCTCTATGTTTACTATAAGACCAAGTTCCGTAATCACATCAAGGACATCCTGCGCAAACAAGAAAGCCAAAAGCGCAAACTAGACCGTCAAGCTTATGAGGAAGTGAGCGAGATAGGTCACAAGCTCAGCCTGAAAGAACTCTATTTGGATGAATTGGTGATTCTCCGAGCCCAACTAAAGAGCTATCAAAAGCAGCTAAGTCCAGAGAAACAAGAACAGTATGAGCGCTTACTAGCAGATGAACGGTTTCAAGGACGCCAAGCGATGCTTCGGGAGTTACGGGCCTACTTACAAGATTACGATGAAAGAAAAAGCTAG
- the recO gene encoding DNA repair protein RecO — MLKSITSKGLVLYNRNFRENDKLVKIFTEQAGKRMFFVKHARNSKLNPVIQPLVVADFLMKINDDGLSYIDDYQEIRTFQHINHDLFTMAYATYVVALADASIQDNEIDSALFVFLQKTLELMEQGLDYEVLTNIFEIQILSRFGVSLNFHECCFCHRVGLPFDFSFTYSGVLCPEHYDKDERRSHLEPNIPYLLDQFQAVQFSELETISLKSELKKQLRKVIDQIYEEYVGIHLKSKKFIDSLGDWGEILKNKESK; from the coding sequence ATGCTGAAATCTATCACAAGTAAAGGTTTGGTTCTCTATAATCGTAATTTCCGAGAAAATGATAAGTTGGTCAAAATTTTCACAGAGCAAGCGGGTAAGCGAATGTTTTTCGTGAAACATGCTAGAAATTCTAAGTTGAATCCGGTTATCCAACCACTAGTAGTGGCAGATTTTTTGATGAAAATAAATGATGACGGTTTAAGTTATATTGATGATTATCAAGAAATTAGAACTTTTCAGCATATCAATCATGATCTTTTTACAATGGCTTATGCGACTTATGTGGTAGCTCTGGCGGATGCCAGTATTCAGGATAATGAAATAGATTCTGCTCTCTTTGTTTTTTTGCAAAAAACATTAGAATTGATGGAGCAAGGTTTAGACTATGAAGTCTTGACAAATATTTTTGAAATTCAAATTTTATCGCGTTTTGGTGTTTCTTTGAATTTTCATGAGTGTTGCTTTTGCCATCGAGTAGGACTGCCGTTTGATTTTTCTTTTACTTATAGTGGCGTTTTATGTCCGGAGCATTACGACAAGGACGAGCGACGGAGTCATTTGGAGCCCAATATTCCTTACTTATTAGACCAATTTCAGGCTGTTCAATTTAGTGAACTGGAGACAATTTCTTTGAAATCTGAATTGAAAAAACAATTGCGAAAAGTGATTGATCAAATTTATGAAGAATATGTTGGGATTCATCTAAAGTCCAAAAAATTTATTGATTCTCTGGGAGACTGGGGAGAAATCTTAAAGAACAAGGAGTCGAAATGA
- a CDS encoding ribose-phosphate diphosphokinase: MSFSDLKLFALSSNQELAKRVAQEIGIELGKSTVRQFSDGEIQVNIEESIRGKHVFILQSTSSPVNDNLMEILIMVDALKRASAESINVVMPYYGYARQDRKARAREPITSKLVANMLQVAGVDRLLTIDLHAAQIQGFFDIPVDHLMGAPLIADYFERRGMTGTDYVVVSPDHGGVTRARKLAEFLKTPIAIIDKRRSVDKMNTSEVMNIIGKVEGKTCILIDDMIDTAGTICHAADALAEAGAVEVYASCTHPVLSGPAMDNIQKSAIKKLIVLDTIYLPEERLIDKIEQISIAHLLAEAIVRIHEKRPLSPLFETLTALS; this comes from the coding sequence ATGTCGTTTTCTGATTTAAAGCTCTTTGCTCTTTCGTCCAACCAAGAATTGGCTAAACGTGTTGCTCAAGAGATTGGCATAGAGCTTGGAAAGTCAACTGTGCGTCAATTTTCCGATGGGGAAATTCAGGTTAATATTGAAGAATCTATCCGCGGGAAACATGTTTTTATTTTGCAATCAACGAGTTCTCCTGTCAATGATAATTTGATGGAAATTTTGATTATGGTGGATGCATTGAAACGTGCAAGCGCCGAGTCTATCAATGTTGTCATGCCTTATTATGGTTATGCTCGTCAAGATCGAAAGGCACGTGCTCGTGAACCGATCACTTCAAAATTAGTTGCAAATATGTTGCAAGTGGCAGGTGTGGATCGTTTGTTGACAATTGATTTGCATGCGGCTCAAATTCAAGGATTTTTTGATATTCCAGTAGACCATCTCATGGGTGCTCCTCTCATTGCGGATTATTTTGAACGTCGTGGAATGACAGGTACTGACTATGTGGTTGTCAGCCCTGATCACGGTGGGGTGACGCGCGCTCGCAAATTAGCTGAATTTTTGAAAACACCGATTGCTATTATTGATAAGCGTCGTAGTGTAGATAAGATGAATACGAGTGAAGTGATGAATATCATCGGTAAAGTAGAAGGAAAAACGTGTATTTTAATTGACGACATGATTGATACAGCAGGAACAATTTGTCATGCTGCTGATGCGCTTGCTGAGGCAGGTGCGGTAGAGGTTTATGCAAGCTGTACTCACCCAGTACTTTCAGGTCCTGCTATGGATAATATTCAAAAATCAGCAATTAAAAAATTGATCGTATTAGATACAATTTATTTACCAGAAGAACGTTTAATTGATAAAATTGAACAAATTTCGATTGCACATCTTTTGGCAGAGGCTATCGTACGTATTCATGAAAAACGTCCTCTTTCGCCACTATTTGAAACTTTAACGGCTCTTTCATAA
- the mreD gene encoding rod shape-determining protein MreD — protein sequence MKFFKNYVLPFLVLFVVMLIDGHLSNLLTNLFSNDIHLLSHLLLILILYVSIDFSENINFVILLLIGLLYDAYYFHIIGLSTLLLPLSGIVVSKYNSVLMTNRVSRFLSVAILVFFFEIATFALANVTQLTRMSFTDFVVYTMAPTMVFNLLFFLLIRPILEKIYL from the coding sequence ATGAAATTTTTTAAAAACTACGTTTTACCTTTTTTGGTTTTATTTGTTGTGATGTTAATAGATGGTCATCTTTCAAATCTTTTGACTAATCTTTTTTCGAATGATATTCACTTACTCAGTCATCTTTTACTTATTTTAATTTTGTACGTTTCTATAGATTTCTCGGAAAATATCAATTTTGTTATTTTATTGTTAATCGGTCTATTGTATGACGCTTATTATTTTCATATTATTGGTCTTTCGACATTATTATTGCCTTTAAGTGGGATTGTTGTTAGTAAATACAATTCTGTTTTGATGACTAATCGAGTTAGTCGCTTTTTGTCAGTTGCTATTTTGGTATTTTTCTTTGAAATAGCTACATTTGCTTTGGCAAATGTTACTCAGTTGACTCGAATGTCTTTTACAGATTTTGTCGTTTATACAATGGCTCCGACGATGGTGTTCAATTTACTATTCTTTTTATTGATTCGACCAATTTTGGAAAAGATATATTTATGA
- the mreC gene encoding rod shape-determining protein MreC, which produces MKKSKFLIMTAVLIIITSVLLVTTRSLGVVNEASNVVSILDNIVSKPFSFLADVKSDLTDLSRTYKENKQLKKTLFKVEEQSADLDSLKDENAQLRQLLEMKNIYESKKTVSSDVITRMPVSWLSELTVNAGRQNGIQNTMLAVANGGLIGSVKDVASHSSRVNLLTNNKNVDNISVRIQTETSTIYGVIVGYSKEKSAFIISQLNSSDTIKKGEKVVTSGLGTYNIPNIPVGTVLSVTEKSDHLTKEVFVKPSADLSDIRVVTLVGN; this is translated from the coding sequence ATGAAAAAATCCAAATTTCTTATTATGACTGCTGTTTTGATAATAATAACTTCTGTACTTTTGGTTACTACTCGTTCTTTAGGTGTGGTGAATGAAGCTTCTAATGTTGTTTCTATTTTGGATAATATTGTTTCAAAACCATTTAGTTTTTTAGCGGATGTTAAATCAGATTTGACTGATTTATCGCGAACATACAAGGAAAATAAGCAATTAAAAAAGACTTTATTTAAAGTAGAAGAACAATCGGCTGATTTAGATTCATTAAAAGATGAAAATGCTCAATTAAGACAACTATTAGAAATGAAAAATATCTATGAGTCAAAAAAGACGGTTTCATCTGATGTTATCACGCGTATGCCTGTTTCTTGGTTATCTGAATTAACTGTCAATGCTGGTCGTCAAAATGGGATTCAAAATACAATGTTAGCGGTGGCAAATGGTGGCTTGATTGGTAGTGTGAAAGATGTTGCTTCTCATTCTAGTCGAGTAAATCTTTTAACAAACAATAAAAATGTTGACAATATTTCAGTAAGAATTCAAACGGAGACAAGCACTATTTATGGAGTGATTGTTGGCTACAGTAAAGAAAAATCTGCTTTCATTATCAGTCAGTTAAACAGTTCGGATACAATTAAAAAAGGTGAGAAAGTTGTGACAAGCGGTTTAGGAACGTATAACATTCCCAATATTCCAGTCGGAACAGTTCTTTCTGTTACTGAAAAATCTGATCATTTAACAAAAGAGGTATTTGTAAAACCGAGTGCAGATTTGTCAGATATTCGTGTGGTAACATTGGTAGGAAATTGA
- a CDS encoding pyridoxal phosphate-dependent aminotransferase codes for MDLTKRFNKNLDKIEVSLIRQFDQSISSIPGVLRLTLGEPDFTTPDHVKEAAKAAIDANKSHYTGMSGLLELRQAASQFVKEKYNLSYDAETEILVTIGATEALSATLTAILEEGDKVLLPAPAYPGYEPIVNLIGAEVVEIDTTENDFVLTPDMLEKAILEQGDKLKAVILNYPANPTGITYSREQIADLADVLKKYDVFVVCDEVYSELTYTEQPHVSIAEFLPEQTIVINGLSKSHAMTGWRLGFTFAPAAFTAQLIKSHQYLVTAANTMAQFAGVEALTVGKDDAEPMKREYIERRDYIIEKMTELGFTIIKPDGAFYIFAKIPADYNQDSFAFLKDFAHKKAVAFIPGAAFGRYGEGYVRISYATSMDTIKEAMKRLKEYMEGYAEIYHK; via the coding sequence ATGGATTTGACGAAACGTTTTAACAAAAATTTAGATAAAATTGAAGTTTCTTTGATTCGGCAATTTGATCAATCTATTTCGAGCATTCCTGGAGTTCTTCGTTTGACATTAGGAGAGCCTGATTTTACAACTCCAGATCATGTAAAAGAAGCTGCAAAAGCGGCAATTGATGCAAACAAGAGTCATTATACAGGCATGAGTGGGTTGTTAGAATTGCGTCAGGCAGCCAGTCAATTTGTAAAAGAAAAATACAATCTTTCTTATGATGCTGAAACAGAAATTTTAGTGACAATTGGGGCAACTGAAGCTTTATCTGCTACGTTGACGGCTATTTTAGAAGAAGGAGATAAGGTGCTTTTACCCGCACCTGCTTATCCAGGATATGAGCCGATTGTTAATCTTATTGGGGCAGAAGTTGTTGAGATTGATACGACAGAAAATGATTTTGTTTTAACACCTGATATGTTGGAAAAAGCGATTTTGGAGCAAGGAGATAAATTAAAAGCTGTTATTTTAAATTACCCAGCTAATCCTACGGGCATTACCTATTCTCGTGAACAAATAGCTGATTTAGCCGATGTCTTGAAAAAGTATGATGTCTTTGTTGTTTGCGACGAAGTGTATTCTGAGCTGACTTATACCGAGCAGCCACATGTATCTATTGCAGAATTTTTACCAGAGCAAACGATTGTTATCAATGGTTTGTCTAAATCGCATGCGATGACAGGATGGCGTTTGGGTTTTACCTTTGCTCCAGCAGCATTTACTGCTCAGTTGATTAAGAGTCATCAGTACTTGGTAACAGCTGCAAATACGATGGCTCAATTTGCAGGAGTGGAAGCATTGACAGTAGGTAAAGATGATGCAGAGCCGATGAAAAGGGAATATATTGAGCGTCGCGATTACATTATAGAAAAAATGACAGAATTGGGCTTTACGATTATCAAGCCAGACGGTGCATTTTACATTTTTGCTAAAATTCCAGCTGACTATAATCAAGATTCTTTTGCTTTTTTGAAGGATTTTGCACATAAAAAAGCAGTTGCTTTCATTCCTGGTGCTGCTTTTGGGCGGTATGGAGAAGGATATGTACGTATTTCTTATGCGACCAGCATGGATACGATAAAGGAAGCAATGAAGCGACTTAAGGAATATATGGAGGGATATGCTGAAATCTATCACAAGTAA